The following coding sequences are from one Triticum dicoccoides isolate Atlit2015 ecotype Zavitan chromosome 4A, WEW_v2.0, whole genome shotgun sequence window:
- the LOC119289625 gene encoding WAT1-related protein At3g30340-like: MGSGGLLLPTVVMLALNVMSAVMVALVKVAMAGGLDPLVLVTLQQLAAAIFLCPIAHFIEGKSRPKMTLQIFAYLFVSAALGAAMRQYMVFVGLRYTTATFVSAFSNIAPVLTFVLAVATRSESLHLRAATGAAKLAGTLVSLAGAMLLTFYRGVALTHPNSAHQLHRSPSSPPSPGADSGRRWTLGTVAILGNCVCLACWYLLQGRITRKYPYVYSCNAFLSTFSFLQVVVVGLCVKHNLASWIITNKLQILTILYSGVVATGMSFVLLTWCIQKRGAVFVAAFVPVSQVIVCIMDFTVLHEPLYLGSVVGSVIVICGLYLLLWGKRQEALQQHPEGAKDDQEQQQQQQVQSQP; the protein is encoded by the exons ATGGGGAGCGGCGGGTTGTTGTTGCCGACGGTGGTGATGCTGGCGCTCAACGTGATGTCCGCGGTGATGGTGGCGCTGGTCAAGGTGGCCATGGCCGGCGGCCTCGACCCGCTCGTGCTCGTCACGCTGCAGCAGCTcgccgccgccatcttcctctGCCCCATCGCGCACTTCatagaggg CAAGTCGAGGCCCAAGATGACGCTCCAGATCTTCGCCTACCTCTTCGTCAGCGCCGCGCTCGG AGCGGCGATGAGGCAGTACATGGTCTTCGTGGGGCTGCGCTACACCACGGCGACCTTCGTCAGCGCCTTCTCCAACATCGCGCCCGTGCTCACCTTCGTGCTCGCCGTCGCCACCCGCTCCGAGTCGCTCCACCTCAGGGCCGCCACCGGCGCCGCCAAGCTCGCCGGCACGCTCGTCTCGCTCGCCGGCGCCATGCTGCTCACCTTCTACAGAGGCGTGGCCCTCACCCACCCAAACAGCGCCCACCAGCTCCACCGCTccccttcatccccgccgtcgccaggagcggactccggcaggcggtggACGCTTGGCACGGTGGCGATCCTCGGCAACTGCGTCTGCCTCGCCTGCTGGTACCTGCTCCAGGGCAGGATCACCAGGAAGTACCCCTACGTCTACTCCTGCAACGCCTTCCTGTCCACCTTCAGCTTCCTCCAGGTCGTCGTCGTCGGCCTCTGCGTGAAGCACAACCTCGCCTCCTGGATCATCACCAACAAGCTCCAGATCCTCACCATCCTCTACTCC GGCGTGGTGGCGACGGGCATGTCCTTCGTGCTGCTGACGTGGTGCATCCAGAAGCGGGGGGCGGTGTTCGTCGCCGCCTTCGTCCCGGTGTCGCAGGTCATCGTCTGCATCATGGACTTCACCGTCCTGCATGAACCGCTCTACCTTGGAAG TGTGGTGGGATCTGTGATTGTGATATGTGGCCTGTATCTTCTGCTGTGGGGCAAGAGGCAGGAGGCCTTGCAACAGCATCCAGAAGGTGCTAAAGATGACCaagaacaacagcagcagcagcaagtgcAATCGCAGCCATGA